A window of Halopelagius inordinatus genomic DNA:
TCCGTTGATTGCGGCGATGGTCGGTGCGGGAAGCGACTCTATCGCGGACGCGATGCGGTGGCCCTGTTCGGCGTACGCCTGTGCCTCGGCCGTTCCGAGGTCCTTCATGTGTGCGATGTCCGCGCCGGCGACGAACGCCTCGTCGCCCGCACCCGTCACGACGAGAACCCGCGCGCCCTCCTCGCGGACTTCGGTGACCGCCTCCTCGACGGCGTCCATCGTCTCGGCGTTCAGCGCGTTCATCCGGTCGGGACGGTCGACGACGAGTGTCGCAACCTCGTCGTCCCACTCTAGTCTGACGGTATCCCAAGCCATGCAGGGCGCGACGCGCGGCGCGGGGGTAAGCGTTCCCCCGCCGTCGATGGCACCGTCGCGGCTGTCTGCGAGAGCGTCGAGAAAACAGGTCTATATCCCCGGATGCAAATTTTCACGCAATGGCACTCTCGGACGAAGAGAAAGAACGACTCGCAGACGTCGTTCGTCTCCAACCGACGAAGAACAAAGAGTTACAGGAACGGTGGGGACTCGACTCCGGGAGCGACGTGCATCGCTACCTGGAGGACAGCCTCAAGGAGTACTACTACCGCGACGACAACAGTCTCATCCGCGCCACCGCGGAGGCGGCGGAACTCGTCGACGTGGAACCGGGCGTCGAAACCGACGACGCCGAAGCGGAGGTGCCCTCCGTCATCCGCGTCCCCCGCCTCGAATCGCGGGTGTTCAGCGTCGTGGCCGGACCGGACGAACGCTCCGAAAGCGTCGTCAGCGTCCTCAACAAGGTCCGCGACCGGTTCGACGCCGACCCGGACGTCGAGGACGTCCGCCGCGCCCTGCAGAGTCTCCGCCGGAAGGGCGTCGTCGAAGTCGTCTACCGAACCGTCCCGACGTTCCGCCTCGCCGTCGAACGCGACGAGGTGGACGTGGAAGTGACAGACTAGTCCGACCGGGCCTCTCTCCGGCGGACGCGTTCTCGCCGGTCTCCGAGCAACCGCCGAATCGCCGCCCCGGGACCCCCTTCTATCGGCCACCCTTTCGTCCGCCACGCGGGCGGTTCCGGTTCGAAGTCGGGGCAGGACCCCGCGCACTCGGCGGCGGTCTGTGACCGCCCTTTCGCCGCGCAGTGGGGGACGAGGGCCTCGCCGAACCGCCGGAGTTCGAAGTGACGGCAGTCGGGCCGCATCGTCTCGTGGAACGACCGCCAGCCCGTTCCGTAGGCGCGTTCGGCGAGTTCGAGGCGGGTCGTTTCCCGTTCGTCGTCTCCCTCCGCTCTCGCGGGCACCACGTCGCTCGGGTGCCACTCGACGTTCGCGGTGGCCCACTCCGAGAGGTCCGAGTCGAACGACATCGTGAGGATACCCACCTCGACGGGCACGTCTTCCAAAAGCGCGGGTTCGACGCGCCGCCCCGTCGTAGCGGTGGCGACCCACACCTCGTCTGCGAGTCCCGTCTCCACGTCGCGTTCGAGTTGGTCCGAGAGGGCGCGGGCCGCGGAGGCGTCCAAGTCGGGTTTGTTCTCGACGGCGACGATGCGGCGGACCCAATCGGGGTACGGTGCGATGCGGCGAATCTCGATTCGGTTCCCCCGGCGGCGCGTCTCCACGACGCCGCGGTCCGCGGCGCGGTGGACGGCCGCGCGGACGTACCGCCACGGGTAGCCCGGATGAGGGAGGGCGTCGCGGTACCACGCCCACTCTTCGGGCGCGTTGCGGACGACGTGCAGGAGGTCCGAGTCGAGCGTTCGGTCGCCGAACTCGGCTCTCGCCGCGAGTCCCGCCGGGTCGCACTCGACGACGACGGTGTCCCACCGCCGGCGCTTCGTCCCGAGTTGCCGCGCGACGAGGACGGCGGAGTCTCTCCGTCCGCCGGGCGGCCACGACTCTTCGGCCCACCGACAGACGAGTAACTCGAACCCGAACTCGGCGTCTGCGGGGTACACGTCGGGTAGTGGTCCGTCGGGCGACGAAACCGTTTCGGGTCGGCGGCGCAGTCGCTACGGACGGGCCGACCGGGCGTGTCCCGGTCGAGCGACGGAGTCGCCGATCAGGCGATGTAGCGCCGGTTCTCCTCGTCGTTCTCCGCGAGGATGTCGTCGAGGAACGTGTGGGCCCGCTCTAAGATGTCGCGCGGGCCGTCCTGCGTGATGGTGTTTATCGCCTGCTCGTAGTCGCGCCACTGCAGGTCGCGGTGCTCCCGGGAGAGTTCCGCACTCGCCTCGAAGGAGCGTGCGATAAACAGGTGCACCGTCTTGTGAATCGTCTTGCCGTTCGCCTCGAACACGTAGTCGTAATCCTCGCGGAACCCGTCGATGAGACGGAAATCTTCGATTCCCGCCTCCTCTTTGATCTCGCGAATGGCCGTCTGCTGGAGCTCCTCGTTTCCTTCGACCCCGCCTTTGGGGAACTCCCAGTCCCCCGGTCGGCTCTTCAGGAGTAAGTACTCCCGTCGGCCGCGGGTGTCGCGGAAGAGGATGGCTCCAGCGCTCACCGCTTCCACTGTCATTGGTGAATGTATATATACGGGGATTTAAGAGGGTATCGGAGAGTCGGTCGTGTTTGCCTTTCGAAAGATGAGAGACACGTCGCCCGCCGTGTCCGTCAGGCTCACTCACAGATGGCGCGTGTAGGTGTGTTTTTACCGCTCGATACACTCTTCGACTGTAACGGCCACCACTCAGCCATGACTTTCGTAACCAAACTCACCTTCCAAAGCGGGAACCGCTACGAACTCGAAGACCACGTGTCAGAGATACAAGACATCGTCGAGCGAAAGGGCGCCGAGTGCAAAGGCCCGCACGCGGAACCGCCGGAGAACGTCCGCGTCCCCCAGTACCGGAATCTCGCGCCGGGCGACGAGTTCTCGCCGTGGGACTACACGGTCTACTCCCGGAAACTCGAGATTCACGGCAACGACCACATCGCGCGCGAGATCGGCCACATGGCGTTCCCAGACAGCATTCACATCGAGATAGAGGTCGAACAGAAGAAACCGCTCGGCCACAGGCGGGAGTGACTCCCGCCCGGGACCCCACTGCGCTCTGTCTCTGCGTCTCTTCTCTCTGCGTCTCTTCTCTCTGCGTCTATCCTCTGTCTTCGAGGACGTCGACGAGGCGTCCGCGCCCGCGACTCGACTCCGCGTCGAACGCCTCGACTTCGAATCGGACGCGCGTTTCGACGGGGACGCCCTCTGCGCCTTCGAGTTCGAGGACGGTGTCACCGACTCTGACGAGGGCGACGTCGCCCCGCCTGCCGGTGACGAACGCGGTCACCATCTGACCGACTTCGAAAGCGGGCTTCGACGACCGGAAGGCGGATTCGGCGAACAGTCTGTCGAAGAAGCTCATACGCGACTCACCTCCCCGGACTCGCGGTCGGAAACGTACTCGCGTCCGTATCCGGTCCACGCCGCGAGCAGGAACACCGCGACGAGGAACCAGCCGTGGAACACGTACGGCCAGACGCTCGCGGGGTTGACGACCATCGACTGCGTGAACCACTCGTACTGTTCGGGGAGGCGCTGCATCGCGGAGTAGCCCGCCAGCAGGCCGCCGCCCCACGGGAAGATATACCCGAGTGCGGAGGTGTTCGCGTCGAGGATGTTCGCGCGCCGGTAGCCGTTGATGTTGAACCGGCGACCGAGCGTCGAGATGTACGGCGCGATGGCGATTTCGGCGGCGGTGTTTATCGTTATCATTCCGTTCACGAGTGCGGTTCCGAGAACCATCGTCGTCTCGGCGCGGCGAACCGTGGTGGCCACGCGTTCGAGGAGGAACTCCTGTATCGCCTCGAACGCGCCGCCGACCTGCATCACCTCCGCGCCCGCGACGATGAGCAAGACGAGAACGATGAGCGGGAAAAAGCCCGCCGCACCGGCGTAGAGACTCCCGCCGACCGCGGCGTTACCGGGGTCGACCGGGACGATGAACGCGCCGACGACGGGAATCGCGTCCATCGCCTGGACGAGTCCCGAGGTCCGCGGCGCGTTGAACGCGACCATGTCCGCCGGCGCGGCGAGTCCGAGGACGACGTTCAACACCGCGGAGGTGACGAGTCCCCACGAGACGGCCTCGACGATGTGTCGGCCGCGAATCGCCGTCACGATGACGAGGCCGATAGAGACGAGGTGGACGAGTCCGAGCGCCGTCGAGGGACCGCCGACGTTGTCCACGTCGATAGGCTGTCCCGCCATCGCGCTTCCGGCGAGGAGGTACGCGGCGAAGGCGAAGACGGCGGCGACGAGCGCGTACTTCAGGCGCGAGAGGACGACGCCGCCGATGTCGGCGTTCTGCGTCACCGCGCTGACGATGGTGGTGTCGCTGACGGGAGCGAGGTTGTCGCCGAACACCGCGCCCGAGAGGATGGCACCGAAAAGCAGCACCGGATTCGCGCCGAGGACGACGCCCGCCGGGAAGACGAGCGCCGTGAACGCGATTGCCGTCCCGTACCCCGTCCCGATACCGGTCGCGAGCAGGGCGGCCAAGAGGAACGTTATCGCCGGGAACAGCGCCGCACCGACGCTGACAGCGTCCGCGGCCCAGACGAGTCCGTCGACGAAGCCGCCGACCTGAATCGTCTCGGCGAACATGCCCGCCCACAGCCACGCGACGATGGCCGTCGCGGCCACCCGCTGGGTCATGCCGTCGAAGAGGACGTCAGCGTACGCCTTCCAGTCGCCGACGACGAGGAACATCCCGAGGATGAGTCCGAGTAACATCCCGACGATGAGTCCCGTCGTGTCGCCGATACCCAGTATCCCGCTCTGTACGATGGCCCACGCGACGAAGAACGCTATCGGAACTGCGCTCGCGAGGCGTCCGCCTCGGAACCGCAGGTCCGGAGTCCCGTCTGTATCGGTCATTCTACTCACTGGTGCATCATGATTCCTCATAAACGGCCCGACATAGACCAGAGGCCGGGCGTCGCCCGGGCGGTCGAACGGTCGCCTGTCGGCAATCCCGACGCAGTCGGCGAGGTTTATCACCGTTCCCCGCCACCGACCGACAATGACGACGTCTGACCTCGTCACGCTTCGACGCGACTTGCACCGACATCCGGAACCCGCGTGGCGCGAGTTCTACACGACAGCACGTCTCGTGGACGAACTGGAGACGCGGGATTTAGACGCCCTCTACGTCGGGCGCGAGGTGTTGTCGGAGGACGAACGCATGGCCGTCCCCGAGGAGTCGGAACTCGACGAGTGGTACGAACGCGCTCTCGCCGCGGGTGCCCGCGAGGACGTCCTCGAAGCCCTCCGCGGCGGCTACACCGGCGCGGTGGCCGTCGCAGAACGGGGCGACGGGCCGACTGTGGCCCTGCGTGTGGACATCGACGGACTCCCGATTACGGAGTCCGAGAGCGACGACCACGTCCCGGCGGCGACGGGCTTTCGTTCCGAACACGAGGGGTTCATGCACGCCTGCGGGCACGACGCCCACGCGGCAATCGGACTCGGCGTCCTCGATTCGGTTCTCGCGAGCGACTTCGAGGGGACGCTGAAGGTGTTTTTCCAACCCGGAGAGGAACTCGTCGCCGGCGGGCGAGCGATGTCGAAGTCCGGCCACTTAGACGACGTCGATTATCTCTACGGCGTCCACGTCGGCCTCGACCACCCGTCGGGCGAGATAGTCGCGGGTATCGACGGTTTCCTCGCCGTCTCCCACTTTCGCGCGGAGTTCACGGGCACGCCGTCTCACGCGGGCGCGCGACCCGAAGCGGGAGACAACGCGGTGCAGGCGATGGCGGCGGCGGTCCAGAACCTCTACGGCATCCCGCGGCACGCGGACGGCGCGACGCGCGTCAACGCCGGGATGGTCGGCGGCGGTACCGCGACGAACATCGTCCCCGAGGAGGCGTTCATCGAGGGCGAAGTCCGAGGCGAGACGACGGAACTGATGGAGTACATGGAGGAGAAATCCCGTCGCGTCCTCCGGTCCGCCGCGGAGATGCACGGCTGTGAGGTGGAGACGTTCACCGAGGGCAAAGCGCCCTCCGCGCGGAGCGACGACGAACTCGTCTCCGTCGTGAGCGACGTCGCCCGGGAGAACGCGAACGTCACCTCACTCGTCGAACGCGACGCTCTCGGCGGGAGCGAAGACGCCACCTACCTCATGCGGGAGGTACAGGAGAACGGCGGCAAAGCCGCCTACATCGGCGTCGGAACCGACCACCCCGGCGGCCACCACACCGGCACGTTCGACGTGGACGAAGACAGCATCGGACTCGGTATCGACGTCCTCTCGTCGGCCATCCGAGAACTATCGACGCGACGGCCCTGAGCGTCCGTCACCCGTCGGATTACGTATCGCCACGATTACACGCGAAGGTAAAGCAGAGACACCCCGATTTCGGTCCAGACGAGCGGCTAACATTCTCCACGGCGTGAATTTTTGTAATTTGAGTTACATCTTTTATGGGGACAGGATGACAGTTGTACACTGCATGACACGTAGACGAACGGTCACCGTTGCGGTTGCACTTCTAGTCGCCGTGGCAATGCCGGCCGCGATGTTCGTCGGCCCGGTTGCCGCACAGACAGACTCAGAAGTTATCGACTCGTGCACAGTCATCACCGAACCCGGAGCGTACGTCGTCGGTGAGAACTTCTCCGCGGAGAACGCGACACAGGCGGTAGCCGACCCGGGCGTAGACGCTAACGTCTCCGCCTGTATCGTCGTCGAGAGCGACGACGTGACTCTCGACGGAGAGAACGTCCGGATGGACGGCCCGGTGTCGGACGAGATGGACACAAACGAGACGGACACAAACGAGACGGCAAACGAATCGCTCGTCACCGGTATCGCCGTCACCGGTGACAACGTCTCCGTCGAATCCACGCACGTCAGAGACTTCGACGTGGGAGTGCTCTTTGCCGGTGCGTCCAACTCCTCTTTGACCGAGTTCGAGGCGGACGATACCGAGCGTGCGGGCGTTGCCTTCGTGAACGCGTCCAACAACTCCGTCGAGGACGTCAACGCGGATGACGTCACCGAGGGTGTGTCGGGCATCGACGACACGGAGAGCGACTCGACGAACGACACCGCCGAAAACGAGAGCGAGGAGATGTTCGCCGGTGCGTTCGTCTTCGTGGACGCGAGCAACAACACCGTTCAGAACGCCACCGTCGACGGGACGACGGGGTGGACGGTCTACAGCGAGAAGACGGCCGAAAACGAGACGACTGAAAACGAGACAGTGGAGAACGAAACGGCCGAAAACGAAACCGTCGAGAACGAGACGGTCGAGAACGAAGCGACCGCGGACGCGAACAACTCCGTCGAGAACATCAGCGTGAACGGCATGCCGTTCTCCGCGGAGTTCCAAAACGCGAACATCGGTCTGGCTTCGGAGTACCCGGACGCGCCCGACGACACAGTCGTCGTCAACGGACCTCTCCAGACCGAGGTGGCTTCCGACAACGATAGCATCCAACTATCGTTCCTCTACGACGACGCCGGACTGGAAGACGCGGGGACCACCGAACTCACCTTGAACATCTACCAAGTCAGCGGCGACACGTGGACCGAAGTCGACGGTGCGGTCATCGACGTGAGCGACGATAGCGCGAACGCGATGGTCGACAACGGCACCTACGCTCTCGTCGGCGAGGTAACCGAAGACGAGATGCCGGAAGACGAGACGGAGACCGAAACGCCGGTCGAGAACGAGACCGAAACGCCGGTCGACGACACCGTCGAAAACGACACCGAAACGCCAGCTGACGACACCGAAACGCCGGTCGACGTCACCGTCGAAAACGACACCGAAACGCCGGTCGACAACGAGACGACCGAAACCGAGACTGAGACTGAGACAGCAACGGAAACCGAAACGGAAACCGAGACAGCAACGGAAACCGAGACTGAGACCGACACCCCGACGCCGGTCGACATCGCTATCGACAACGAGACGACCGAAACCGAGACGGTCAGCGACGACACGATGACGACCGAGAACGACACGGGGACAGAATCGACCGATACCGCGACGGCAGAAGCGTAAGAAAACGAATCTCGAACCGCTCGCGCCTTCTTTTTCAGTACTTCGGGTCCGCGCCCGTGACCTCGTATATGTTCTCCATCAGACGGTCACGTTCTGCCTGCCATCCGGCGAGTGCGCCGGGACGGCCGGGATAGCGGTTGTAATGGCTCATAAGTTCGTCCGCGAGGTTCTTCGTCTTGTAGAACTTGTAGATAAGCTCCCAGTAGCCGTAACTCTCCTTTGCGGTCTTGAGAGCGAGTTTCGGGCCGAACGACGTGGTCCCCGAGTAGAGCGCTTCGGCGAGTTTCTCGCCCGGAAGCGCGGCCAAGAGACTCATCAGTTCGTCGACGTTGATGGCCGTCGAGAGGATGTTGTAGACGTCGAGTCCGGCGTACCGCGCCCCGAAGTGCGACATGACGCGTTCGTTGTAGTGCCAGAGCATCTCCTCGGAGACGTCGTCGTTCTCGACGGCTTTTATCGCCTGGTCGCCCGCGTACTCGCCGGCGTACGCGGCACCGGCGATTCCGCCGCCGGTGGTCGGGTTGACGTGGGCCGCGGAGTCGCCCGCGGCGATGAACCCCGGTGCGACGGCGGAGTCGTAGGGGCGACGCGTCGGCAGGGCCGCGCCGAGTTTGTCGGTGACCGTCGCGCCCTCGAACTCCTCGCGGTTCCGGAGATCGTCTTTCAGATCGTCGACGAGTTTCATCGGTTCCTCGTTCATCTGGAACCCCAGACCGGCGTTGATGGTCGTCTCGGTCCGCGGGAAGTACCAGACGTACGCGGCGGCGACGTCGGCGGGCTTGAACACGAGTGCGTCGGACCACTCGACTGGCTCCTCTACTTCGACGATTTCGCGGTAGGCCGAACAGAACTGCGAGTACGAGACGTTCGTGTCGAACGTCGCCTCCGAGAGGTCCGCCTTGTCCTGCAGAAGCGACAGGGCACCGGCGCCGTCGACGACGATGTCGGCGTCGTACTCGACTTCTTCGCCTTTGTGCTTGCCCGTGACGCCGGTGACGGTGCCGTCGTCGTCCTGCGTCACGTCTTGGACGACGGTGTCGTAGTGGAACTCCGCGCCCGCGTTCTCGGCGCCCTCGATGAGGCGGCGACCGTACTCCCAGCGGTCGATGACCGCGAGTTCCCCGGGGACGGGAATTTCGAGCACCGAGTCCTCTTTGGGTATCTCGAAGCGCCCGTGGTCGACGTCGGTGTTCGTGAACGCCGGCTCTATCTGCGATTTGGGGATGGCATCGGGGAACTCGTCTGCGCCCTTGAGGGCGTCGCCACAGGCGATGTGGCCCGCCTCTTCTGCAGTCTTTCGCTCGACGACGACGGCGTCGAGACCCTCATTCGCGACGGTCGCTGCCGCGTAGCACCCCGAAGTGCCTGCCCCGACGACGACGACGTCGTACTCGTGGGTCGTGCTCATTGATTCGTATTCCCTTCCGTGATAAGAAAACTCTTTATTTGTTGGTCTGCGTCGGGCAAAGGCCCACCTCGGAACCCGAACGGTCGATACGAGACGTCTCGGGCGCGTATTTACCAGTTGACTGCACTGCGCAACCGGACTCGTCAGAAGGCTTGACTGACCGCGAGTGAAGAGGCTTGCGATACATCCACTGAGCAATCACTGGTTCGCGAGGGCGCGGCGCTTCACAGCTATCAGATTCGGAGTCGCGCCGTCCCGTGTCACCTCCGCTGTGCCAACGAGCGTCCAGGCGGCTTTGCGTCTGCGAATCGACGCCCTCACTCGGCGTCTTTCAGGTCGGTGCCGAACACCATCTCGGCGTCGGACTCGTCGTCTCCGTCGTCGGCCGCAGTCTCTTCGCCGTCGCGTCGGTCACCGCCGAGAATCTCGGCGTCGTCGGCCGCCGTGCCGTCGGGGAGCGTCGACTCCGCGTCGTCCGTGAGTATCTCCGCGCCGTCGCTCTCCGTCTTCGGCGTCTCGGCGGGGAACTCGCTCTCGTCGTCGGCGAGGAGCGACTCCATCCGTTCGCTGGCCCGTCGAGAGGCCTCCGCGAGGGGGTTCTCGTCGTCTTCCCCGTCGGACGGAGTCGCCTCGCCGGGGGTCGCGAGGGCGTCCTCTCGGGAGGCGTCGTCCGGAGAGTCTCCGTCCGAGTGCGCCCGACGGCCCGCGGCGGGTCGGCCGTCGACGTCCTCGACCGAGATGTCTCGAACCTCTCTCTCTCCAGTCGGATCGACGACTCTCCGGGTGGCGTCGTCGGACTCGTCGTCTCCGTCGTCGAGAGCGTTCTCGACGGCGGCTTGGACGTTCGACTCGATCTGATCCGAGGCGACGTCCATCGTGTCGGCGACGGAGTGTTGCACCGCCAGCGACACCGTCTCGCGGAGGTCGTCGGGGTCGATACCCTCGTCTCGCGCCGACTCGACTTCGGCGGCGACGAGATCCGCGGCGGTGGTGGCGCGGGCGACCGTCCGGCCGAACGCGACGACGAAGAGACCGACACCGACGAGAGCGAGGGCGGGAACCGCACGCTCGGACCCGGCCAACGCGGTCGGAGAGAGAGGCGTTCCGTCCCCCGACGGGAGTCCGTACCAGAGACCGATTCCGACGAGACCCACGCCGGCGGCCGTCGGGACGAACGCTCGGAGATGGTATCGGGCGGCAGTTCGAACAGCGTCTCGCGGGCGCATATCCGGCGCATCACCGTTCCGGATAATAAATCCCCCAGACCTGTTAGAGATAATGACGTGTCAGAAATATGTCGTCGAGTCAGGAGGCGACGCGACGTTCAGTCGTCGCCCGACTCGTAGTGGTCGCCCGCGGCCTCGGGTATCTGGGTCCGGCCGACGAGAGCGAGGACGACGATGACCGTCACGTACGGGATGGTCCGGACGAGCGGTTGCGGAATCGCGAACACGTCGCGCGCCTGCAGCGTCAGTTGAAGCGCGTCGAGTCCGGCAAACAGCATCGTCGAGAGCATCGCGCCGATGGGGTTGTAGTTGCCGAACAGGTAGGCGACGATGGCGATGAACCCTTTCCCGTTGACCATCGTCGGGCCGTTGCCGGTGAACTGTCCGAGACTGAGCGACAGCGCCGCGCCCCCGATACCGGCGAGGACGCCCGAGATGACGACGGCGGCGTAGCGGACGCGTTGCACGTCCACGCCCGCCGTGTCGAGCGCTTTCGGGTTCTCACCGCTCGCGATGACCCAGCGACCGAACGTGGTCCGATTGAGCGTCCACCACGAGAGGGCGACGGCGACGAACATCATGTAGACGAACGGCGTCGCGTCGAACAGCGCACCGAGCGACGGGATATCCGAGAGGTACGGAATCGTAACCGTCCCGATGGTCGGAACGCTCGCCGTGTTCGGGCCGCCGTAGACGACCTGTGACGCGAACGGAGCGAGTCCGAGCGCGATGAGCCAGATGGCGAGTCCGGCGATAATCTGGTCGGCGCGGAACTCGATGCAGACCACCGCAAACAGCAGTGCGAGGAGCGTGCTGGCGAGGACGCCCGCCAACAGACCGAGCCACGTGCTCCCTGTCACGTCGGCGAAGTAGACGCCGCCGAACGCCGAGATGATGAGCAGGCCTTCGAGCCCGATGTTGATGACGCCGCTCTTCTCGGCGAAGATGCCGCCGAGAGCGGCGAACGCGATGGGCACCGAGAGACGCAGCGTCGCCGAGAGCGTGCTCTTTGCGGTGAGGATGTTCAGCACCTGTCCGGCGTCCGACGACGGGAACAGGACGCCGAGGACGCCGATGGCCACGAGCAGGAGGGCGGCGACGCCCGCGACGAGTCGCCGCGAGTCGAGGCCCTCGGTCAGGTTCGACCGCAGACTCGTCTCACTCATCGGTCTCACCTCCCACGCCGCCGTCGGTGACCGGGCGACCGGTGGTCTCGTCTTCGAACGTCCAGACGTGCTTGCCGATGAGGCGGAAGAACTCGGGCATGGCGACGAAGAGGATGATGAGGCCGCGGAGGACGCCGACGAGTTGCGGCGGCACGTCCGTCGCGACGTCCACGACGATGGACCCGCTCTTGAGGACGCCGAACAGCAACGCCGCCAAGCCGACGCCGAGCGGATTGTTCCCCGCGAGGATGGAGACGGTGATGCCGTCGAAGCCGTACGCGGGAACGCCCGTCTGGAAGTTCCCGAGGACCATGAGGACGTACACCGCGCCGCCGATTCCGGCGAGCGCACCGGAGAACGTCATGCTCGCGACGACGGTTCGAGCGGCGTCTACGCCGCCGTACTCCGCGGCCTCGGACTGGATACCGCTGGTCCGGAGGTCGTAGCCGAACGAGGTGCGTTCGAGTATCAGGTAGACGGCCACGAGGAGGCCGATAGCGAGGACGAACGCGACGAGCGAGAAGTCGTTTCGGGGGTCGAACAGGATCGGAGGGAACAGAGCGCCGTCGGGAACCGAAACGGTCTGCGTCGCGAAACTCTCGGGGTCTTTGAAGTGGTCCTGTACCAGATACAGCGCGATAGACGTCGCGACGAAGTTCAGCATGATGGTCGTAATCACCTCGTTCGCGTCGGCGTACGCCTTCAGAGCGCCCGGTATCGCGCCGTAGGCGCCTCCGGTGACGGCTCCGACGAGGAGTCCGAACGGGAGCAAGAGGAACGGGCCGACGCCCGCGGGCACCGTCGCTCCGACGACGGGAACCGCGATGGCCGTCGCGAGAGCGCCGACGACGAGTTGCCCCTGCGTCCCGATGTTGAAGATGCCGGCGCGGAAGGCGACGGCGACTGCGACGCCGGTGAACATCAGTATCGTCGTCTCCGAGAGCGTCGTCGCGAACTGACCGTTGAGCGGGTTCTGCGAGAGGTTACCGAACGCGCCGATGAACAGTCGGTCGTATATCAAAAGCGGGTCGTAACAGAAGCCGACGCCGAAGTACGTCGCGGCGGCCGTCCCGCACGTCGTCATCCGACCGGCCGCGAGGATGAGGACGAACCCGACGGCGATAGACAGCAGTAACGCGGCCCCGCTTATCAGTACCCGTTCGCCCCTCGACGCGCCGACGAGTCGTTCGGCCGCGTCTTTGACGCTCATCGGCTCTCACCCGTCGGTTCCGCGGCGCCGACTCCGCGCGAGGAGTCGTAGGACTCGGGGTACTCACCGGCCATCAACAGGCCCAGTTCCTCTTCGGTCACCGCCT
This region includes:
- a CDS encoding Na+/H+ antiporter NhaC family protein; translation: MTDTDGTPDLRFRGGRLASAVPIAFFVAWAIVQSGILGIGDTTGLIVGMLLGLILGMFLVVGDWKAYADVLFDGMTQRVAATAIVAWLWAGMFAETIQVGGFVDGLVWAADAVSVGAALFPAITFLLAALLATGIGTGYGTAIAFTALVFPAGVVLGANPVLLFGAILSGAVFGDNLAPVSDTTIVSAVTQNADIGGVVLSRLKYALVAAVFAFAAYLLAGSAMAGQPIDVDNVGGPSTALGLVHLVSIGLVIVTAIRGRHIVEAVSWGLVTSAVLNVVLGLAAPADMVAFNAPRTSGLVQAMDAIPVVGAFIVPVDPGNAAVGGSLYAGAAGFFPLIVLVLLIVAGAEVMQVGGAFEAIQEFLLERVATTVRRAETTMVLGTALVNGMITINTAAEIAIAPYISTLGRRFNINGYRRANILDANTSALGYIFPWGGGLLAGYSAMQRLPEQYEWFTQSMVVNPASVWPYVFHGWFLVAVFLLAAWTGYGREYVSDRESGEVSRV
- a CDS encoding right-handed parallel beta-helix repeat-containing protein produces the protein MPAAMFVGPVAAQTDSEVIDSCTVITEPGAYVVGENFSAENATQAVADPGVDANVSACIVVESDDVTLDGENVRMDGPVSDEMDTNETDTNETANESLVTGIAVTGDNVSVESTHVRDFDVGVLFAGASNSSLTEFEADDTERAGVAFVNASNNSVEDVNADDVTEGVSGIDDTESDSTNDTAENESEEMFAGAFVFVDASNNTVQNATVDGTTGWTVYSEKTAENETTENETVENETAENETVENETVENEATADANNSVENISVNGMPFSAEFQNANIGLASEYPDAPDDTVVVNGPLQTEVASDNDSIQLSFLYDDAGLEDAGTTELTLNIYQVSGDTWTEVDGAVIDVSDDSANAMVDNGTYALVGEVTEDEMPEDETETETPVENETETPVDDTVENDTETPADDTETPVDVTVENDTETPVDNETTETETETETATETETETETATETETETDTPTPVDIAIDNETTETETVSDDTMTTENDTGTESTDTATAEA
- a CDS encoding DUF5797 family protein — translated: MALSDEEKERLADVVRLQPTKNKELQERWGLDSGSDVHRYLEDSLKEYYYRDDNSLIRATAEAAELVDVEPGVETDDAEAEVPSVIRVPRLESRVFSVVAGPDERSESVVSVLNKVRDRFDADPDVEDVRRALQSLRRKGVVEVVYRTVPTFRLAVERDEVDVEVTD
- a CDS encoding uS10/mL48 family ribosomal protein, whose product is MTFVTKLTFQSGNRYELEDHVSEIQDIVERKGAECKGPHAEPPENVRVPQYRNLAPGDEFSPWDYTVYSRKLEIHGNDHIAREIGHMAFPDSIHIEIEVEQKKPLGHRRE
- a CDS encoding DUF7513 family protein, with translation MSFFDRLFAESAFRSSKPAFEVGQMVTAFVTGRRGDVALVRVGDTVLELEGAEGVPVETRVRFEVEAFDAESSRGRGRLVDVLEDRG
- a CDS encoding bis(5'-nucleosyl)-tetraphosphatase; translated protein: MTVEAVSAGAILFRDTRGRREYLLLKSRPGDWEFPKGGVEGNEELQQTAIREIKEEAGIEDFRLIDGFREDYDYVFEANGKTIHKTVHLFIARSFEASAELSREHRDLQWRDYEQAINTITQDGPRDILERAHTFLDDILAENDEENRRYIA
- a CDS encoding DUF5787 family protein, which translates into the protein MYPADAEFGFELLVCRWAEESWPPGGRRDSAVLVARQLGTKRRRWDTVVVECDPAGLAARAEFGDRTLDSDLLHVVRNAPEEWAWYRDALPHPGYPWRYVRAAVHRAADRGVVETRRRGNRIEIRRIAPYPDWVRRIVAVENKPDLDASAARALSDQLERDVETGLADEVWVATATTGRRVEPALLEDVPVEVGILTMSFDSDLSEWATANVEWHPSDVVPARAEGDDERETTRLELAERAYGTGWRSFHETMRPDCRHFELRRFGEALVPHCAAKGRSQTAAECAGSCPDFEPEPPAWRTKGWPIEGGPGAAIRRLLGDRRERVRRREARSD
- a CDS encoding amidohydrolase, coding for MTTSDLVTLRRDLHRHPEPAWREFYTTARLVDELETRDLDALYVGREVLSEDERMAVPEESELDEWYERALAAGAREDVLEALRGGYTGAVAVAERGDGPTVALRVDIDGLPITESESDDHVPAATGFRSEHEGFMHACGHDAHAAIGLGVLDSVLASDFEGTLKVFFQPGEELVAGGRAMSKSGHLDDVDYLYGVHVGLDHPSGEIVAGIDGFLAVSHFRAEFTGTPSHAGARPEAGDNAVQAMAAAVQNLYGIPRHADGATRVNAGMVGGGTATNIVPEEAFIEGEVRGETTELMEYMEEKSRRVLRSAAEMHGCEVETFTEGKAPSARSDDELVSVVSDVARENANVTSLVERDALGGSEDATYLMREVQENGGKAAYIGVGTDHPGGHHTGTFDVDEDSIGLGIDVLSSAIRELSTRRP